The Lycium ferocissimum isolate CSIRO_LF1 chromosome 1, AGI_CSIRO_Lferr_CH_V1, whole genome shotgun sequence genome includes a region encoding these proteins:
- the LOC132055203 gene encoding uncharacterized protein LOC132055203 codes for MACAGSTILSSGIFISNANNPNPNRYSVISSSYFNKPLHHKLSNNTTPLLPTTKRGLLRIRGASEKESSSSMATEIAGVKVINNPPESKLTDLGVRSWPKWGCPPSKFPWTYSAKETCYLLKGKVKVYPDGSNQAVEIGAGYLVEFPKGMSCTWDVSEEVDKHYKFE; via the exons ATGGCTTGTGCGGGGAGTACTATTCTAAGCAGTGGCATCTTCATCAGTAATGCTAATAATCCTAATCCTAATAGATACTCCGTAATAAGCAGCTCATATTTTAATAAACCATTACACCACAAATTGAGCAACAACACAACGCCATTATTACCAACCACAAAGAGGGGACTATTAAGAATAAGAGGAGCAAGTGAAAAGGAATCAAGCAGCAGCATGGCAACTGAGATAGCTGGAGTCAAAGTCATTAACAATCCTCCTGAATCTAAACTCACTGACCTCGGTGTCAGATCTTGGCCCAA GTGGGGCTGCCCTCCAAGCAAATTTCCATGGACATATTCTGCCAAAGAAACATGTTACTTGCTGAAAGGAAAGGTGAAGGTTTACCCTGATGGGTCTAATCAGGCTGTTGAGATAGGCGCAGGCTACTTGGTTGAGTTCCCCAAAGGAATGAGCTGCACTTGGGATGTTTCTGAAGAAGTGGACAAGCATTATAAATTTGAGTAA